The following are encoded together in the Mycolicibacterium arabiense genome:
- a CDS encoding PadR family transcriptional regulator produces MSLRYAALGLLAQHPGSGYDLLKRFERSVANVWPATQSQLYGELNKLADAGLIEVADIGPRGRKEYRVTNAGRTELRRWIGDPSDDPPLRRPDLLRVFLLGELSPAAARRYVRTFAEHAAAELERLEQLRDSVPWSDDDANFYGRAALEFGLRDAAMEEQWARWLITALDARMPAGDR; encoded by the coding sequence GTGAGTCTTCGCTACGCCGCCCTCGGCCTCCTCGCCCAGCACCCTGGCAGCGGGTACGACCTGCTGAAGCGTTTCGAGCGGTCGGTGGCCAACGTGTGGCCCGCAACCCAGAGTCAGCTCTACGGGGAGTTGAACAAGCTCGCCGACGCTGGGCTCATCGAGGTCGCCGACATCGGCCCGCGCGGCCGCAAGGAGTACCGCGTCACCAACGCCGGTCGCACGGAGCTGCGGCGGTGGATCGGCGATCCCTCCGACGACCCGCCGCTGCGCAGGCCCGATCTCCTTCGCGTCTTCCTGCTCGGCGAACTCTCGCCGGCAGCCGCCCGTCGATACGTCAGGACCTTCGCCGAGCACGCCGCGGCCGAACTCGAGCGTCTCGAGCAGCTGCGCGACTCGGTGCCCTGGAGTGATGACGACGCGAACTTCTACGGGCGCGCAGCGCTGGAATTCGGCCTGCGTGACGCCGCGATGGAGGAGCAGTGGGCGCGCTGGTTGATCACCGCTCTGGACGCTCGTATGCCCGCCGGGGACCGCTAA
- a CDS encoding oxidoreductase → MQTTFPLGSFTVHRVGFGAMQLPGPGVFGPPRDHDQAIAVLKRAVELGVDHIDTAQFYGPDVANQLIREALYPYPENLALVSKVGARRDDEGNWTSAQEPDDLRADIEHNLRELGVDKLAAVNLRIHSGDPNAVGPVDRDLFDRQLTAMIAARDEGLIGGIGLSSVSVDHLRIALDRTEIVTVQNAYNLVDRSSQPVLDLTTEHGISFVPFFPLGSGFNADNPVLGNPAVKKAAADLGRTPAQIALAWTLSVAPNVLLIPGTSSVAHLEENLAVADIELPEDFAP, encoded by the coding sequence GTGCAGACCACCTTCCCGCTGGGCTCGTTCACCGTTCACCGCGTCGGCTTCGGCGCCATGCAGCTGCCGGGGCCCGGCGTCTTCGGCCCGCCCCGTGACCACGATCAGGCGATCGCCGTCCTGAAGCGCGCCGTCGAACTGGGCGTCGACCACATCGACACCGCGCAGTTCTACGGCCCCGACGTGGCCAATCAACTCATCCGCGAGGCGCTCTACCCCTATCCCGAGAACCTCGCGCTGGTCTCGAAGGTGGGCGCCCGACGCGATGACGAGGGCAACTGGACGTCGGCTCAGGAGCCCGACGATCTGCGCGCCGACATCGAGCACAACCTCCGCGAACTCGGAGTGGACAAGCTCGCCGCTGTGAACCTCCGCATCCACTCCGGTGACCCGAACGCGGTCGGACCCGTCGACCGCGACCTGTTCGACCGGCAGCTCACCGCGATGATCGCCGCCCGCGACGAAGGGCTCATCGGGGGCATCGGCCTCAGCAGCGTCTCGGTCGACCACCTGCGAATCGCGTTGGACCGCACCGAAATCGTGACGGTGCAGAACGCCTACAACCTCGTTGACCGCAGCTCGCAGCCGGTGCTCGACCTCACCACCGAGCACGGCATCTCGTTCGTGCCGTTCTTCCCACTGGGGTCCGGCTTCAACGCCGACAACCCGGTGCTCGGCAACCCCGCGGTCAAGAAGGCCGCCGCGGACCTCGGCCGCACCCCCGCCCAGATCGCCCTGGCGTGGACCCTGTCGGTCGCGCCTAACGTGCTGCTCATCCCCGGCACGTCGTCGGTGGCGCACCTCGAGGAGAACCTCGCGGTCGCCGACATCGAACTGCCCGAGGACTTCGCGCCCTAG
- a CDS encoding class I SAM-dependent methyltransferase gives MSDSMNPEVLDWDSAYRGEGEMPGPPPWNIGEPQPELAALIREGKVRGEVLDAGCGHAELSLALAAAGHTVVGIDLSPTAIEAAKQAAAERNLTNATFVADDITKFTGFDGRFTTIIDSTLFHSLPVEGRDGYQQSILRAAAPGATYYVLVFARGAFPGEWETKPNEVDEAELRGSVGKYWAIADVRPAFIHANVMTAPPGVDLPLPEHPRDDKGRMKFPAFLLTAHKPG, from the coding sequence ATGAGCGACTCCATGAACCCCGAGGTGTTGGACTGGGACAGCGCATACCGCGGCGAGGGCGAGATGCCCGGCCCGCCGCCGTGGAACATCGGCGAACCGCAGCCCGAACTGGCCGCTCTGATCCGCGAGGGCAAGGTGCGCGGCGAGGTCCTCGACGCCGGATGCGGGCACGCCGAACTGAGCTTGGCGCTCGCGGCCGCCGGCCACACCGTCGTCGGCATCGACCTGTCCCCCACCGCCATCGAAGCGGCGAAGCAGGCTGCGGCAGAACGCAATCTGACCAACGCCACGTTCGTCGCCGACGACATCACCAAGTTCACCGGCTTCGACGGCCGGTTCACGACGATCATCGACTCGACGCTGTTCCACTCCCTGCCCGTCGAGGGACGCGACGGCTACCAGCAGTCGATCCTGCGCGCGGCCGCGCCGGGCGCCACGTACTACGTGCTGGTCTTCGCCAGGGGCGCCTTCCCCGGCGAATGGGAGACCAAGCCCAACGAGGTCGACGAGGCAGAACTGCGCGGCTCGGTCGGCAAGTACTGGGCGATCGCCGACGTGCGGCCCGCGTTCATCCACGCCAACGTGATGACCGCTCCTCCGGGCGTGGACCTTCCACTACCCGAGCATCCGCGAGATGACAAGGGGCGCATGAAGTTCCCCGCATTCCTACTGACCGCGCACAAGCCCGGCTAA
- a CDS encoding PadR family transcriptional regulator: MNTPFTPQDGPFGRPFGFGPTDRRALHEHRRQARRDFRDHVREHRGEGFTPGGPGFGPGFGFGGGFGPGGPGFGFGPGGRGGRRGGPRGGGRGRRGDVRAAILTLLVERPMHGYEMIQEINERSQQLWKPSPGSVYPTLQLLVDEGLIVSTESDGSKKLFELTDDGRATAEKIETAPWDAITQDADPGAVNLRSAVGQLMGAVAQSAHAASPDQQQRVVDIVNNARREIYQILGETE, translated from the coding sequence ATGAACACCCCATTCACACCTCAAGACGGCCCCTTCGGCCGACCCTTCGGCTTCGGTCCGACCGACAGGCGCGCCCTGCACGAACACCGCCGCCAAGCCCGGCGCGACTTCCGCGACCACGTCCGCGAACACCGCGGCGAGGGCTTCACCCCCGGCGGCCCGGGCTTCGGCCCCGGCTTCGGATTCGGCGGCGGCTTCGGCCCCGGCGGCCCCGGATTCGGGTTCGGACCCGGCGGACGCGGCGGTCGGCGTGGCGGCCCGCGTGGCGGCGGTCGCGGTAGGCGCGGCGACGTCCGCGCGGCGATCCTGACGCTGCTGGTCGAGCGGCCGATGCACGGTTACGAGATGATCCAGGAGATCAACGAGCGCAGCCAGCAGCTGTGGAAGCCCAGCCCCGGCTCGGTCTACCCCACGCTGCAACTGCTGGTCGACGAGGGCCTGATCGTCTCGACCGAGTCCGACGGCAGCAAGAAGCTCTTCGAACTCACCGACGACGGCCGGGCCACCGCGGAGAAGATCGAGACCGCCCCGTGGGACGCAATCACCCAGGACGCCGACCCCGGCGCCGTCAACCTCCGCAGTGCGGTCGGCCAGCTGATGGGCGCCGTCGCCCAGTCCGCCCACGCCGCATCGCCCGACCAGCAGCAACGCGTCGTCGACATCGTCAACAACGCCCGCCGAGAGATCTACCAGATCCTCGGCGAGACGGAGTAA
- a CDS encoding glutamate--cysteine ligase, which yields MGEDVTRTAFSRAHRRDYRRKVQLCLDVFETMLQQSSFEFERPLTGMEIECNLVDGEYQPAMTNSDVLAAIADPAYQTELGAYNIEFNVPPRPLPGRSGLELENEVRASLNAAETKADDNGAHIVMVGILPTLMPEHLSGDWMSESTRYQALNDSIFTARGEDIIIDIAGPERLSLETATIAPESACTSMQLHLQVSPADFAQNWNAAQVVAGPQLAMGANSPFFFGHHLWAETRIELFAQATDTRSDELRTQGVRPRVWFGERWITSIFDLFEENVRYFPSLLPEISDEDPVAELAAGRTPKLAELRLHNGTIYRWNRPVYDVVGEGDAAKPHLRVENRVLPAGPTVIDMMANAAFYYGVLRAMSEEERPIWTKLSFAAAEHNFLAAAQYGMDARLYWPGAGEVTPDELVLRKLLPMAHEGLRRWGVATEVRERFLGVIEGRAKAGRNGAVWQVETVRALQERGLARPQALAEMLRLHCERMHSNEPVHTWDGPT from the coding sequence ATGGGCGAAGACGTCACCCGAACAGCGTTCAGCAGGGCGCACCGCCGGGACTACCGGCGCAAGGTCCAGCTGTGCCTCGACGTGTTCGAGACCATGCTCCAACAGTCGAGCTTCGAGTTCGAGCGGCCGCTGACCGGCATGGAGATCGAATGCAACCTCGTCGACGGGGAGTACCAGCCCGCGATGACCAACTCCGACGTCCTCGCCGCGATCGCCGATCCGGCGTATCAGACCGAATTGGGCGCGTACAACATCGAATTCAACGTTCCTCCCCGCCCGCTGCCGGGGCGGTCCGGCCTCGAGCTGGAGAACGAGGTCCGCGCGAGCCTGAACGCCGCGGAGACGAAGGCCGACGACAACGGAGCGCACATCGTCATGGTGGGCATCCTGCCCACGCTCATGCCCGAGCACCTCTCGGGTGACTGGATGAGCGAGTCGACGCGGTATCAGGCGCTCAACGACTCGATCTTCACCGCCAGGGGTGAGGACATCATCATCGACATCGCGGGCCCGGAGCGGCTCAGCCTGGAGACGGCGACCATCGCGCCCGAATCCGCCTGTACGAGCATGCAATTGCACCTGCAGGTGTCGCCTGCCGACTTCGCGCAGAACTGGAACGCCGCGCAGGTCGTGGCCGGCCCGCAGCTGGCGATGGGCGCCAACTCCCCGTTCTTCTTCGGCCACCATCTGTGGGCCGAGACGCGGATCGAACTGTTCGCCCAGGCCACCGACACCCGGTCCGACGAACTGCGCACCCAGGGCGTGCGGCCGCGGGTCTGGTTCGGCGAACGATGGATCACCTCGATCTTCGACCTGTTCGAGGAGAACGTCCGCTACTTCCCGTCGCTGCTGCCCGAGATCTCCGACGAGGACCCGGTCGCCGAACTGGCCGCGGGCCGCACGCCGAAGCTCGCCGAACTGCGCCTGCACAACGGCACCATCTACCGGTGGAACCGGCCGGTGTACGACGTCGTCGGCGAGGGCGACGCCGCCAAGCCGCACCTGCGGGTGGAGAACCGGGTGCTGCCTGCTGGGCCGACCGTCATCGACATGATGGCCAACGCCGCGTTCTACTACGGCGTGCTGCGGGCGATGTCGGAGGAGGAGCGCCCGATCTGGACGAAGCTGAGTTTCGCTGCGGCCGAACACAACTTCCTCGCCGCCGCGCAGTACGGCATGGACGCCAGGCTGTACTGGCCCGGCGCGGGCGAGGTCACGCCCGACGAACTGGTGCTGCGGAAGTTGCTACCGATGGCACACGAGGGGTTGCGTCGCTGGGGTGTGGCGACCGAGGTGCGCGAGCGCTTCCTCGGCGTCATCGAGGGCCGCGCCAAGGCGGGCCGCAACGGCGCGGTGTGGCAGGTCGAGACCGTGCGCGCGCTGCAGGAGCGCGGGCTGGCGCGGCCGCAGGCACTGGCGGAGATGCTGCGGCTCCACTGCGAGCGGATGCACTCCAACGAGCCCGTGCACACCTGGGACGGGCCTACGTAG
- a CDS encoding class I SAM-dependent methyltransferase: MDYMTSRTVGIKDIARMPRGGPKASCLDRVLQTGRQEYLDRDDVDPAVKRSVVRALELTGEWFGNHERFAAIALDEVAEVPDPRIVELGAGHGGLSAKLLEMHPTAQLTVTDVEPDSVAAIAAGPLAEDPRVTVREMDATAIDAPDRHYDLAVFALSFHHLSPTAAAAAIGEGTRVADKLLIIDLPRPPAPLHLLRLATMLPLAPFVPFVHDGVISSLRTYSPSALRALADHAGADVELRGGLISPQVVVATRR, from the coding sequence ATGGACTACATGACCTCGCGCACAGTCGGCATCAAGGACATCGCCCGCATGCCGCGCGGCGGCCCGAAGGCGTCGTGCCTGGACCGGGTGCTGCAGACCGGTAGGCAGGAGTACCTGGATCGAGACGACGTCGATCCCGCCGTCAAGCGCAGCGTGGTGCGTGCCCTGGAACTCACCGGGGAGTGGTTCGGCAACCACGAGCGGTTCGCGGCCATCGCGCTCGACGAAGTGGCCGAGGTACCCGACCCCCGCATCGTCGAACTGGGCGCGGGCCACGGCGGGTTGTCGGCGAAGCTGCTCGAGATGCACCCCACCGCCCAGCTCACCGTGACCGACGTGGAACCCGACTCCGTCGCCGCGATCGCCGCGGGCCCGCTGGCCGAGGACCCGCGCGTGACCGTGCGCGAGATGGACGCCACGGCGATCGACGCGCCCGACCGCCACTACGACCTGGCGGTGTTCGCGCTGTCGTTTCACCACCTTTCGCCGACGGCGGCGGCCGCGGCGATCGGCGAGGGCACCAGGGTGGCCGACAAGCTGCTGATCATCGACCTGCCGCGACCGCCCGCCCCGCTGCACCTGCTGCGACTTGCGACGATGCTGCCCTTGGCGCCGTTCGTGCCGTTCGTGCACGACGGGGTGATCAGCTCCCTGCGCACCTACAGTCCCTCGGCGCTGCGGGCGCTGGCCGACCACGCAGGGGCCGACGTGGAACTGCGTGGCGGGCTGATCAGTCCTCAGGTGGTCGTCGCGACTCGCCGCTAG
- the glpK gene encoding glycerol kinase GlpK, with the protein MPDFIAAIDQGTTSTRCMIFDHDGAEVGRHQLEHDQILPQAGWVEHNPVEIWERTASVIMSALNKTKLTSDDLGALGITNQRETALVWNRRTGRPYYNAIVWQDTRTDRIASALTRDGRGDVIRDKAGLPPATYFSAGKVQWILDNVDGVRADAEKGDALFGTADSWVLWNLTGGPRGGVHVTDVTNASRTMLMDLETLDWDDELLSFFDIPRRMLPEIKASSCPESYGTTLADGPLGGEVALTGILGDQQAAMVGQVCLSAGEAKNTYGTGNFLLLNTGEKIVRSRNGLLTTVCYQFGDAKPVYALEGSIAVTGSAVQWLRDQLGIISGAAQSESLARQVDDNGGVYFVPAFSGLFAPYWRSDARGAIVGLSRFNTNAHVARATLEAICYQSRDVVDAMEADSGVHLEVLKVDGGITANDLCMQIQADVLGVDVVKPVVAETTALGAAYAAGLAVGFWSGPDDLRANWQEDKRWTPSWSDDQRAAGYAGWQKAVTRTLDWVDVE; encoded by the coding sequence GTGCCCGATTTCATTGCGGCCATCGACCAGGGCACCACCAGCACCCGGTGCATGATCTTCGACCACGACGGCGCCGAGGTGGGCCGTCATCAGCTCGAGCACGACCAGATCCTGCCGCAGGCCGGCTGGGTGGAACACAATCCCGTCGAGATCTGGGAACGCACCGCGTCGGTCATCATGTCGGCGCTGAACAAGACCAAGCTGACGTCGGATGACCTCGGGGCGCTGGGCATCACCAACCAGCGTGAGACGGCGCTGGTGTGGAACCGGCGCACCGGCCGTCCCTACTACAACGCGATCGTGTGGCAGGACACCCGCACCGACCGCATCGCGTCGGCGCTGACTCGCGACGGGCGCGGCGACGTCATCCGCGACAAGGCCGGGCTGCCACCGGCGACGTACTTCTCCGCGGGCAAGGTGCAGTGGATCCTCGACAACGTCGACGGCGTGCGCGCCGACGCCGAGAAGGGTGACGCGCTGTTCGGTACAGCCGACAGCTGGGTGCTGTGGAACCTCACCGGCGGGCCGCGCGGCGGTGTCCACGTCACCGACGTCACCAACGCCAGCCGCACGATGCTGATGGATCTCGAGACGTTGGACTGGGACGACGAACTGTTGTCGTTCTTCGACATCCCGCGCCGGATGCTGCCGGAGATCAAGGCGTCGTCGTGCCCGGAGTCCTACGGCACCACGCTCGCCGACGGTCCGCTCGGCGGAGAGGTGGCGCTCACCGGCATCCTGGGCGACCAGCAGGCGGCGATGGTGGGGCAGGTGTGCCTGAGTGCGGGCGAGGCGAAGAACACCTACGGCACCGGAAACTTCCTGCTGCTCAACACCGGCGAGAAGATCGTTCGGTCGCGCAACGGTCTGCTCACCACGGTCTGCTACCAGTTCGGCGACGCGAAACCCGTTTATGCCCTGGAGGGTTCGATCGCCGTGACGGGCTCGGCCGTGCAGTGGCTGCGCGATCAGCTCGGCATCATCAGCGGTGCGGCGCAGAGCGAGTCGCTGGCGCGTCAGGTCGACGACAACGGCGGCGTGTACTTCGTGCCCGCGTTCTCCGGCCTGTTCGCGCCGTACTGGCGGTCGGACGCGCGCGGCGCCATCGTCGGGCTGTCGCGGTTCAACACCAACGCCCACGTGGCGCGCGCGACGCTCGAGGCGATCTGCTACCAGAGCCGCGACGTCGTCGACGCGATGGAGGCCGACTCCGGCGTGCACCTCGAGGTGCTCAAGGTCGACGGCGGCATCACCGCCAACGACCTGTGCATGCAGATCCAGGCCGACGTGCTGGGCGTCGACGTGGTCAAGCCCGTCGTGGCCGAGACCACTGCCCTGGGTGCGGCGTACGCCGCCGGTCTGGCCGTCGGGTTCTGGTCTGGCCCCGACGATTTGCGCGCCAACTGGCAGGAGGACAAGCGCTGGACGCCGTCGTGGAGCGACGACCAGCGTGCCGCCGGCTACGCGGGATGGCAGAAGGCCGTCACGCGCACGCTGGACTGGGTCGACGTCGAGTGA
- a CDS encoding NCS1 family nucleobase:cation symporter-1 has protein sequence MTEIRDLPPSAVVGAGDIVEAAGHPVGGGLIKEHYDPRLTNEDLAPLAEQKWSTYNIFAFWMSDVHSVGGYVTAGSLFALGLASWQVLIALLVGIVIVYFLCNLVAKPSQLAGVPYPVVCRSSFGVLGANIPAIIRGLIAVAWYGIQTYLASAALDIVLLKLFPGLMPYADVEQYGFTGLSLLGWCSFTLLWILQAAVFWRGMESIRKFIDFCGPAVYVVMFILCGYLLWKSGWHVSLSLGGEKQGNTLVVMLGAIALVVSYFSGPMLNFGDFARYGKSYQAVKKGNFLGLPVNFLVFSLLVVVTAAATVPVFGELITDPVATVARIDSVTAIILGALTFTIATIGINIVANFISPAFDFSNVSPQRISWRMGGMIAAVGSVLLTPWNLYGNPEVIHYTLETLGAFIGPLFGVLIADFYLIRKQKIVVDDLFTMSKTANYWYSKGYNPAAVVATVVGAVLAMAPVLLGGVVFGMAGAAQYSWFIGCGVAFGLYSLLATRGPWRLTALRVAEGATLVS, from the coding sequence ATGACAGAGATCCGGGACCTCCCGCCGAGCGCCGTGGTCGGCGCAGGCGACATCGTCGAAGCCGCAGGCCATCCCGTGGGTGGCGGCCTCATCAAGGAGCACTACGACCCACGGCTGACCAACGAGGACCTCGCGCCACTGGCCGAGCAGAAGTGGTCGACCTACAACATCTTCGCGTTCTGGATGTCCGACGTGCACAGCGTCGGCGGGTACGTGACCGCGGGCAGCCTGTTCGCCCTCGGGCTCGCCAGCTGGCAGGTGCTGATCGCCCTGCTCGTCGGCATCGTCATCGTCTACTTCCTGTGCAACCTGGTCGCGAAGCCGAGCCAACTGGCCGGCGTGCCGTACCCGGTGGTGTGCCGCAGCTCGTTCGGCGTCCTCGGCGCGAACATCCCAGCCATCATCCGCGGTCTGATCGCCGTGGCCTGGTACGGCATTCAGACCTACCTCGCCTCGGCCGCGCTCGACATCGTCCTACTCAAGCTGTTCCCCGGGTTGATGCCCTACGCCGACGTCGAGCAATACGGCTTCACGGGGCTCTCGCTGCTCGGATGGTGCAGCTTCACGCTGCTGTGGATCCTGCAGGCGGCCGTGTTCTGGCGGGGCATGGAGTCGATCCGCAAGTTCATCGACTTCTGCGGCCCCGCCGTCTACGTCGTGATGTTCATCCTCTGCGGCTACCTGCTGTGGAAGTCCGGCTGGCACGTGAGCCTCTCCCTCGGCGGCGAGAAGCAGGGCAACACACTGGTCGTCATGCTCGGCGCCATCGCGCTGGTGGTGTCGTACTTCTCCGGCCCGATGCTGAACTTCGGCGACTTCGCCCGCTACGGCAAGAGCTACCAGGCGGTGAAGAAGGGCAACTTCCTCGGGCTGCCGGTCAACTTCCTGGTGTTCTCGCTGCTGGTCGTGGTGACCGCCGCAGCCACCGTCCCGGTGTTCGGTGAACTCATCACCGACCCGGTCGCCACGGTTGCGAGGATCGACAGCGTCACGGCAATCATCCTGGGCGCCTTGACGTTCACGATCGCCACCATCGGCATCAACATCGTCGCCAACTTCATCAGCCCCGCATTCGACTTCTCCAACGTCAGCCCGCAGCGCATCAGCTGGCGCATGGGCGGCATGATCGCCGCCGTCGGCTCGGTGCTGCTGACCCCGTGGAACCTGTACGGCAACCCCGAGGTCATCCACTACACGCTGGAGACCCTCGGCGCGTTCATCGGCCCACTCTTCGGCGTGCTGATCGCGGACTTCTACCTCATCCGCAAGCAGAAGATCGTCGTCGACGACCTCTTCACGATGAGCAAGACCGCCAACTACTGGTACTCGAAGGGTTACAACCCGGCGGCCGTCGTCGCCACCGTGGTGGGCGCGGTCCTGGCAATGGCGCCCGTGCTCCTCGGCGGCGTGGTCTTCGGCATGGCCGGTGCGGCGCAGTACAGCTGGTTCATCGGGTGCGGCGTCGCGTTCGGCCTCTACTCTCTGCTCGCGACGCGCGGGCCCTGGCGGCTGACGGCGCTGCGGGTGGCAGAGGGAGCGACGCTGGTCTCGTGA